A window of Pseudoalteromonas sp. MEBiC 03607 genomic DNA:
TTATTCATGATTACTTCTTTCCAGATGGCAAAGCACTAGCTGTTGGTACTGTGAAAAAGAACCCTGAACTTGCCGCGCTTTATAAAGATATTGCGAAACAAGGCATTGATGCTTTCTATAAAGGTGAAAACGCCAAAGAACTTGTGCATGCAGTGCAAAACTCAGCGGTAGCACCGGGGACTTTATCTGTTGAAGACTTAGCGAATTATAAAAGCAAAGAGCGTGCTCCAGTATGTGTTGATTATCGCCAATACGAGGTTTGTTCAATGGCTCCGCCAAGTAGTGGTGGTGTTGCTGTATTACAGATTTTAGCCTTACTCGAACATAAAGATATGGCTAAACTAAAACCAAATTCAGTACAAGCGTTGCATTACTTTACCCAAGCATCACGTTTAGCTTTTGCTGATCGTAACGTGTATATGGGCGACCCTGATTTTATGCCAATCCCGACACAAGGATTACTTGATAAAGACTACCTTGCAGGTCGTGCAAAGCTTATCTCTGAAAAAGATGCTCACGCAGAAGCAGGTACTCCGCCAAACTCACTTGCTTATGCACAAGATGATGCTTACGAGCTACCTTCAACAACCCATGTATCGATTGTCGATAGCCAAGGTAATGCGGTTTCGATGACCAGCTCTATTGAAATGGCGTTTGGTTCAACAGTAATGGTGAACGGGTATATTTTAAACAATCAGCTTACAGACTTTGCTTTATCACCAACAAAAGATGGCAAACCTTTAGCTAATCGCGTTGAAGCAGGTAAACGTCCGCGTAGTTCAATGTCGCCAGTGATGGTGTTTAACAAAGACGGCAGTTTACGTTTAGTGGTCGGTTCACCGGGTGGTAGTCGTATCATTGATTACGTTGCTCAAGTAGTAGTAGGTGTGCTTGATTGGAACTTAGATGCGCAAACTGCCATTAATTTACCGCGTATTACTAAT
This region includes:
- the ggt gene encoding gamma-glutamyltransferase, with protein sequence MLFKTKALLALSTSLIYSTAIFATPAKVETREPEAATGFAHKQVVEGDKYMVAAANPYAVKAGQKMLELGGSAVDAAIATQLVLTLVEPQSSGIGGGTFMMYFDNKTKNLTSFDGRETAPSHADETLFLDKHGKAVKWIEAVVGGRSVGVPGILDAFATAHKRYGKLDWQTLFGPAIELAEQGFVVSPRLHQLLVKELNPGVTKLPVIHDYFFPDGKALAVGTVKKNPELAALYKDIAKQGIDAFYKGENAKELVHAVQNSAVAPGTLSVEDLANYKSKERAPVCVDYRQYEVCSMAPPSSGGVAVLQILALLEHKDMAKLKPNSVQALHYFTQASRLAFADRNVYMGDPDFMPIPTQGLLDKDYLAGRAKLISEKDAHAEAGTPPNSLAYAQDDAYELPSTTHVSIVDSQGNAVSMTSSIEMAFGSTVMVNGYILNNQLTDFALSPTKDGKPLANRVEAGKRPRSSMSPVMVFNKDGSLRLVVGSPGGSRIIDYVAQVVVGVLDWNLDAQTAINLPRITNRNNYTSLEKGTELANLEADFVNRGHTVRILDLNSGLHAVEVKDGKLYGAADPRREGIALSDKSH